Proteins found in one Thermaerobacter subterraneus DSM 13965 genomic segment:
- a CDS encoding D-alanyl-D-alanine carboxypeptidase family protein, whose translation MLLAVALGLAVLAGAVPGVPAARVRAEGSAPQQPPSQDARAAILVDAATGQVLYARNADATMPMASTTKIMTALLAIERGDLQQVITTSQRAFGVEGSSLYLALGEQRTLEELLYGLMLQSGNDAAVAIAEGLAGSVETFVQWMNQRARELGLEHTRFADPHGLASRDHYTSARDLATLARVALANPTFRRVVGTREYRMPWPEKNSERVLYNHNRFLWRYDGATGVKNGYTSAARGALVASAQRGGVELVGVLLGAHPTGMYRDMAALMDWGFARFEPLPLVQAGERVGQVPVRGGRQDSVAAVAAYGVRWLVPRDEPAPPVRRQVELEQALQAPVGEGARVGTLVVRVGDQVVDRIPLLSGAAVEPLTAWEAAARAVKARQPWPYAWGLALLAAAWTVLRRRRAMLARRRWRRRVAAFDPLWYAFRARDPGAD comes from the coding sequence GTGCTGCTTGCCGTCGCCCTGGGGCTGGCGGTCCTGGCGGGCGCGGTCCCCGGGGTCCCGGCGGCCCGGGTCCGGGCGGAAGGGTCCGCACCCCAGCAGCCGCCATCCCAAGACGCCCGGGCGGCCATCCTGGTGGACGCGGCCACCGGGCAGGTGCTCTACGCGCGCAACGCCGACGCCACCATGCCTATGGCCAGCACGACCAAGATCATGACGGCCCTGCTGGCCATCGAGCGAGGGGACCTGCAGCAGGTCATCACCACCAGCCAGCGGGCCTTCGGCGTCGAGGGGTCCAGCCTCTACCTGGCCCTAGGCGAGCAGCGGACCCTGGAAGAGCTTCTCTACGGGCTCATGCTCCAGTCGGGCAACGACGCGGCGGTGGCCATCGCCGAAGGCCTGGCCGGGTCCGTGGAGACCTTCGTCCAGTGGATGAACCAGCGCGCCCGGGAACTGGGCCTGGAACACACCCGCTTCGCCGATCCCCACGGGCTCGCCAGCCGGGACCACTACACCTCGGCGCGGGACCTGGCCACCCTGGCCCGGGTAGCCCTGGCCAATCCCACCTTCCGGCGCGTCGTGGGAACCAGGGAGTACCGGATGCCCTGGCCCGAAAAGAACTCGGAGCGGGTGCTTTACAACCACAACCGGTTCCTCTGGCGCTACGACGGCGCCACGGGTGTGAAGAACGGCTACACCAGCGCCGCCCGTGGAGCCCTGGTGGCGTCGGCGCAGCGCGGCGGCGTCGAGCTGGTCGGGGTCCTGCTGGGGGCGCATCCCACGGGGATGTACCGGGACATGGCGGCCCTGATGGACTGGGGTTTTGCCCGCTTTGAGCCCCTGCCGCTGGTGCAGGCCGGCGAGCGGGTGGGGCAGGTGCCGGTACGGGGCGGCCGGCAGGACAGCGTGGCGGCCGTCGCCGCCTACGGCGTCCGGTGGCTGGTTCCTCGGGACGAGCCGGCGCCGCCGGTCCGGCGCCAGGTGGAGCTGGAGCAGGCCTTGCAGGCGCCGGTGGGCGAGGGCGCGCGGGTCGGCACCCTGGTGGTGCGCGTGGGCGACCAGGTCGTCGACCGGATCCCCTTGCTCAGCGGCGCGGCGGTCGAGCCGCTCACGGCCTGGGAAGCGGCGGCCCGGGCGGTCAAGGCGCGGCAGCCGTGGCCCTACGCCTGGGGCTTGGCCTTGCTGGCCGCGGCCTGGACGGTCCTTCGCCGGCGGCGAGCCATGCTGGCGCGGCGTCGCTGGCGGCGCCGGGTGGCGGCGTTCGACCCGCTGTGGTACGCCTTTCGCGCGCGGGATCCGGGAGCTGACTGA
- a CDS encoding biotin--[acetyl-CoA-carboxylase] ligase has protein sequence MPAKDAVRGDGPRPRSRVLAALLAAGGQPVSGATLAEGLGITRAALWKHIEALRRDGWPVEGRPHQGYTLDSGAAGRLAARRFVPELLEARRAGARLGHTVHWLAEVGSTNDVARRLAEAGAPEGTVVVADRQAAGRGRLRRAWWSPPGGLWMSLILRPALPPEHLPLLTLAAAAAVAEAAEGLAGRPVQVKWPNDVLIDDRKVAGILLETVSHPHGAEYVVAGIGVNLDVEGEPVPAELAGRLTWLAREAGRRVTRNELAEAILQRLEERYAQLHQEGPGPVLAAWRSRAAWLGEPVRVALPTGEVAGIALDVAPDGSLVVEQAGGRRQRILAGDVQRLRPAGAPPGAGSR, from the coding sequence ATGCCCGCAAAGGATGCCGTGAGAGGGGACGGGCCCCGGCCGCGCAGCCGGGTGCTGGCGGCCCTGCTGGCCGCCGGCGGGCAGCCGGTCTCGGGCGCGACCCTGGCGGAGGGCCTGGGCATCACCCGCGCCGCCCTCTGGAAGCACATCGAAGCTTTGCGCCGGGACGGCTGGCCTGTGGAAGGCCGCCCCCACCAGGGCTACACCCTGGATTCCGGGGCCGCCGGGCGGCTGGCAGCCCGCCGGTTCGTCCCCGAGCTGCTGGAGGCCCGCCGCGCGGGCGCGCGCCTGGGCCACACCGTCCACTGGCTCGCCGAGGTGGGGTCGACCAACGACGTGGCCCGCCGGCTGGCGGAGGCGGGCGCACCCGAGGGCACCGTGGTGGTGGCGGATCGCCAGGCGGCCGGGCGGGGGCGCCTGCGCCGGGCCTGGTGGAGCCCGCCCGGCGGCCTCTGGATGTCCCTGATCCTGCGCCCCGCCCTGCCCCCCGAGCACCTGCCCCTTTTGACGCTGGCCGCCGCGGCGGCAGTGGCCGAAGCGGCGGAGGGCCTGGCCGGCCGGCCGGTCCAGGTGAAGTGGCCCAACGACGTGCTGATCGACGACCGGAAGGTGGCCGGCATCCTGCTGGAGACGGTCAGCCACCCCCACGGTGCGGAGTACGTGGTGGCAGGCATCGGGGTCAACCTGGACGTGGAGGGCGAGCCGGTGCCCGCCGAGCTGGCCGGTCGCCTGACCTGGCTGGCCCGGGAGGCCGGCCGCCGGGTGACGCGGAACGAGCTGGCGGAGGCGATCCTCCAGCGGCTGGAGGAACGTTACGCCCAGCTGCACCAGGAAGGTCCCGGCCCGGTGCTGGCCGCTTGGCGCAGCCGTGCCGCCTGGCTGGGGGAGCCGGTGCGGGTGGCCCTGCCCACCGGTGAGGTGGCCGGCATCGCCCTGGACGTGGCACCCGACGGTTCCCTGGTGGTCGAACAGGCCGGCGGCCGGCGCCAGCGCATCCTGGCCGGCGACGTGCAGCGCCTGCGGCCCGCCGGGGCTCCTCCCGGGGCCGGGTCCCGGTGA
- the metX gene encoding homoserine O-acetyltransferase MetX, which yields MIPCRGLVEVGPLPLEQGGHLPRAELAYETWGRWDPQRQNAILICHALTGDAHVASHHPGDRPGWWEAAVGPGRPIDTRRWFVICSNVLGGCYGSTGPASPEEAGHGPWGGRFPVITVRDMVHAQRRLLDALGIGRLALVVGGSLGGMQALEWAVTYPERVGAAAVLAAPPAASPHAIAWNEVQRQAIFADPAWQGGDYPAARPPRRGLALARMLAMTTYRGREEWEARFGREEVPAGADPVAQRLGSYATAPAGPAEAFRFQIESYLHYQGEKLVRRFDPATYVTLTRAMDLHDVGRGRGGLEGAAARVQGRMYVLSITSDLLYPVDEQRRLVQALRRAGKNVTWQVWKAPWGHDSFLVDPAGVARRVMDWLEEPGATAAPAQAGAVAAVGEGRP from the coding sequence GTGATCCCCTGTCGCGGCCTTGTCGAGGTGGGGCCCTTGCCCCTGGAGCAGGGCGGCCACCTGCCCCGGGCCGAACTGGCCTACGAGACCTGGGGTCGCTGGGACCCCCAGCGCCAGAACGCCATCCTGATCTGCCACGCCCTGACGGGCGACGCCCACGTGGCCTCCCACCATCCCGGCGACCGCCCGGGCTGGTGGGAGGCGGCGGTGGGCCCGGGCCGGCCCATCGACACCCGCCGCTGGTTTGTCATTTGCAGCAACGTGCTGGGAGGCTGTTACGGGTCCACAGGCCCGGCCAGTCCTGAGGAGGCCGGCCACGGGCCCTGGGGCGGGCGGTTTCCCGTGATCACCGTGCGGGACATGGTCCATGCCCAGCGCCGGCTCCTGGATGCGCTGGGCATCGGGCGGCTCGCCCTGGTGGTGGGCGGTTCCCTGGGCGGCATGCAGGCGCTGGAGTGGGCCGTCACCTACCCCGAGCGGGTGGGAGCGGCGGCCGTCCTGGCGGCGCCGCCGGCCGCCTCGCCCCATGCCATCGCCTGGAACGAGGTGCAGCGCCAGGCGATCTTCGCAGACCCCGCCTGGCAGGGCGGCGACTATCCCGCCGCCCGCCCGCCCCGCCGCGGGCTGGCCCTGGCCCGGATGCTGGCCATGACCACCTACCGGGGTCGCGAGGAGTGGGAGGCGCGCTTTGGCCGGGAAGAGGTCCCGGCGGGCGCCGACCCGGTCGCCCAGCGGCTGGGCTCGTACGCCACCGCGCCGGCGGGCCCGGCCGAGGCCTTCCGGTTCCAGATCGAAAGCTACCTGCACTACCAGGGGGAAAAGCTGGTGCGCCGGTTCGATCCCGCCACGTACGTGACCCTGACCCGGGCCATGGATCTCCACGACGTAGGCCGGGGCCGGGGCGGGCTGGAGGGCGCCGCGGCCCGGGTCCAGGGCCGCATGTATGTGCTCAGCATCACCTCGGACCTGCTCTACCCCGTGGACGAGCAGCGGCGGCTGGTCCAGGCCCTGCGCCGGGCGGGCAAGAATGTCACATGGCAGGTCTGGAAGGCTCCCTGGGGCCACGACAGCTTCCTCGTGGACCCCGCGGGGGTGGCCCGCCGGGTGATGGACTGGCTGGAAGAACCCGGTGCTACCGCCGCGCCCGCGCAGGCCGGGGCGGTGGCGGCGGTGGGGGAGGGGCGCCCGTGA
- a CDS encoding alpha/beta-type small acid-soluble spore protein — translation MARRRGAGDLLVPGAQPGLDRLKMEVAQEIGLLPPGAASPHAYDAALDRQKWEVAEELGLADRIRQVGWGEMTTRDCGAIGGRLGGRLGGQMVRRMIALAEQQLAGAGGPPTTGPSW, via the coding sequence ATGGCCAGACGACGCGGCGCCGGCGACCTGCTGGTTCCCGGCGCGCAGCCGGGGCTGGACCGCTTGAAGATGGAAGTCGCCCAGGAAATCGGCCTGTTGCCGCCCGGCGCGGCCTCGCCCCACGCCTACGACGCGGCCCTGGACCGGCAGAAGTGGGAGGTGGCCGAGGAACTCGGCCTGGCCGACCGGATCCGCCAGGTGGGCTGGGGGGAGATGACGACCCGGGATTGCGGCGCCATCGGCGGGCGCCTGGGCGGCCGCTTGGGCGGCCAGATGGTCCGGCGGATGATCGCCCTGGCCGAACAACAGCTGGCAGGGGCGGGAGGCCCGCCCACCACCGGTCCAAGCTGGTGA
- a CDS encoding cupredoxin domain-containing protein, with protein MSDGAAPGPAARSVIALLVSAALLAGALGLHLRSTRPGVAGVTAPGRPVADRVIRLSEYAYQPAVIEVRQGTRVRLTLINTGREEHELEIDGYGIEVAGLRPGTSVRLIFNADLPGRFELACHMPGHYEKGMRGILVVHPADAQR; from the coding sequence GTGTCCGACGGGGCTGCACCGGGGCCCGCCGCCCGCTCGGTGATCGCCCTGCTTGTGTCCGCCGCCCTGCTGGCCGGCGCCCTGGGCCTGCACCTGCGGTCGACCCGCCCCGGCGTGGCCGGCGTCACCGCACCGGGGCGGCCCGTGGCCGACCGGGTGATCCGGCTGTCCGAGTACGCCTACCAGCCGGCGGTCATCGAGGTCCGGCAGGGGACCCGGGTGCGCCTGACGCTGATCAACACGGGGCGGGAGGAACACGAGCTGGAGATCGACGGCTATGGCATCGAGGTGGCCGGCCTGCGGCCGGGAACCAGCGTCCGGCTGATCTTCAATGCCGATCTTCCAGGCCGTTTCGAGCTGGCCTGCCACATGCCCGGCCACTACGAGAAGGGGATGCGCGGCATCCTGGTGGTCCACCCGGCCGACGCCCAGCGCTGA
- the queG gene encoding tRNA epoxyqueuosine(34) reductase QueG gives MACPDPAGLKRALLAEARRLGFVAAGVAAAAPQVDLEWLLRRRQAQGMATPWEDPDPARRADPSSLLPGARSVVAVAMAYDPPRTRRRAAEGQGPREGTGDRGGRREPPSLRGYVAAAGRTRSYQHVMTRRLQALGRWLEATVPGGCRWAVQVDTGPLVDRAWARQAGIGWIGKNACLIVPGAGSWVFLGELVTDVELPPDQPLADACAGCDLCLRACPTGAFLAPRQLDPRRCISFLSQKPGMLDEEERAALGQSLYGCDACQAVCPFNRRAVPGHPALRPRPGDPEDPAAPLLPDLLAMGRAAFQARYRPLTGAWRGRKAWQRNAIVALGNRGPAARPAVPALARVLLGDPRPDLRALAAWALARIGGDAAREALERARAQDPDAAVRQAAARALAEGARPARKPV, from the coding sequence ATGGCTTGTCCCGATCCGGCCGGCCTCAAGCGAGCCCTCCTGGCCGAGGCGCGCCGGCTGGGTTTCGTGGCGGCCGGCGTGGCGGCCGCCGCCCCCCAGGTGGATCTGGAGTGGCTCCTGCGGCGGCGCCAGGCGCAGGGGATGGCCACCCCCTGGGAAGATCCGGACCCGGCCCGGCGAGCGGACCCTTCCAGCCTGTTGCCGGGTGCCCGCTCGGTGGTGGCCGTGGCCATGGCCTACGACCCTCCCCGCACCCGGCGCCGGGCGGCGGAGGGGCAAGGACCCCGGGAGGGCACAGGCGACCGGGGTGGGCGCCGCGAGCCGCCCTCCCTGCGGGGCTATGTGGCGGCGGCGGGCCGGACCCGCTCGTACCAGCACGTCATGACCCGGCGGCTCCAAGCGCTGGGCCGCTGGCTGGAAGCCACGGTGCCGGGTGGCTGCCGGTGGGCCGTGCAGGTGGACACCGGGCCGCTGGTGGACCGGGCCTGGGCCCGGCAGGCGGGGATCGGCTGGATTGGCAAGAACGCGTGCCTGATCGTGCCCGGGGCCGGGTCCTGGGTCTTCCTGGGCGAGCTGGTCACCGACGTGGAACTTCCCCCCGACCAGCCCCTGGCCGATGCCTGCGCCGGCTGCGACCTCTGCCTGCGGGCTTGCCCCACGGGCGCCTTCCTTGCGCCGCGGCAGCTGGATCCCCGGCGCTGCATCTCCTTCTTGAGCCAGAAGCCGGGCATGCTGGACGAGGAGGAACGGGCTGCCCTCGGCCAGAGCCTGTACGGTTGCGATGCATGCCAGGCGGTGTGCCCGTTCAATCGCCGGGCCGTGCCGGGCCATCCTGCCCTGCGGCCACGGCCCGGTGACCCCGAGGACCCGGCGGCTCCCCTTCTGCCGGACCTTCTGGCCATGGGCCGCGCCGCGTTTCAGGCGAGATACCGGCCCCTGACGGGGGCATGGCGGGGCCGCAAGGCCTGGCAGCGCAACGCCATCGTCGCCCTGGGCAACCGGGGTCCTGCGGCCCGGCCGGCGGTTCCGGCTCTGGCCCGCGTGCTCCTGGGGGATCCGCGGCCCGACCTGCGCGCCCTGGCCGCCTGGGCCCTGGCCCGGATCGGGGGCGATGCCGCCCGGGAGGCCCTGGAACGGGCCCGGGCGCAAGACCCGGATGCGGCCGTCCGCCAGGCGGCGGCCAGGGCCCTGGCGGAAGGGGCTCGGCCCGCGCGGAAGCCGGTCTGA
- a CDS encoding homoserine dehydrogenase, translating into MKGPVVALLGLGTVGSAVARRLLNPPPWLVARLGGVPRLKGILVRHPGKPRPAAVDRSLLTTDADQLLGDPEVDVVIELIGGVEPARQYVLRALEAGRHVITANKALLAESLATLSAVARRHGVELAFEGAVAGGVPIIRPLLRCLAANRVRRLRAVLNGTCNFVLTQVEQGATLEDAVRAAQAAGYAEADPSDDLSGRDAARKLAILATLVTGEPVAWTAVARRGLDDPAFRRALQEGGGGGEAARQGGGAARWRLVATAEWTGPAPRLAVEPQMLPPHDPLLQAAGVENMILIEADPVGTVRFAGPGAGGDATASAVLADLIAIWRGDRLPLPDLEAGRSVAVQPSAAVPRAGFDTEWQDPAAAAVKLRLTEG; encoded by the coding sequence GTGAAGGGTCCCGTGGTGGCGCTGCTGGGTCTGGGCACCGTGGGTAGTGCGGTGGCGCGCCGGTTGCTCAACCCGCCACCCTGGCTGGTGGCGCGGCTGGGTGGCGTGCCGCGGCTGAAGGGGATCCTGGTACGCCACCCCGGCAAGCCGCGGCCGGCGGCCGTCGACCGCAGCCTGCTCACCACCGATGCCGACCAGCTGCTGGGCGATCCTGAGGTCGACGTGGTGATCGAGCTCATCGGCGGTGTCGAACCGGCCCGCCAGTACGTCCTGCGGGCCCTGGAAGCCGGCCGCCACGTGATCACCGCCAACAAGGCCCTTCTGGCCGAATCCCTGGCGACCCTGTCGGCGGTGGCCCGCCGGCACGGGGTGGAGCTGGCCTTCGAAGGGGCGGTGGCCGGCGGGGTGCCCATCATTCGCCCGCTGCTGAGGTGCCTGGCGGCCAACCGGGTGCGCCGCCTGCGGGCGGTCCTGAATGGCACCTGCAATTTCGTCCTCACCCAGGTGGAGCAGGGCGCCACCCTGGAGGACGCGGTTCGTGCCGCCCAGGCCGCCGGCTATGCGGAAGCCGATCCCAGCGACGACTTGTCGGGGCGCGACGCGGCCCGCAAGCTGGCCATCCTGGCGACCCTGGTGACGGGCGAGCCCGTGGCCTGGACCGCCGTGGCCCGTCGCGGGCTGGACGACCCCGCCTTTCGCCGTGCCCTGCAGGAGGGAGGGGGCGGGGGCGAGGCGGCCCGCCAGGGCGGCGGCGCTGCCCGCTGGCGCCTGGTGGCCACCGCCGAGTGGACGGGGCCGGCCCCCCGGCTGGCCGTCGAGCCGCAGATGTTGCCGCCCCACGACCCCCTGCTCCAGGCGGCCGGGGTGGAGAATATGATCCTGATCGAGGCGGATCCGGTGGGCACGGTGCGGTTTGCCGGGCCCGGGGCCGGCGGCGATGCCACCGCCAGCGCCGTCCTGGCGGACCTGATCGCCATCTGGCGGGGCGACCGCCTGCCGTTGCCGGACCTGGAGGCCGGCCGGTCCGTGGCCGTGCAGCCCTCGGCGGCCGTGCCCCGCGCCGGGTTCGACACCGAGTGGCAGGATCCGGCGGCTGCGGCGGTTAAACTGAGGTTGACGGAAGGTTGA
- a CDS encoding SprT family zinc-dependent metalloprotease, which translates to MGEGSRDGDRGLRPPGGMGQGGAGSQGLPPYTVRVSSRARRVRLVLSPADGLVVVVPPGYRLQRVPQVVAQHAAWIQRARQRLEQQARAAGGGAGDPLLRQDAAGLAPPAWLWLRALGEVWAVTPAGRPTLGGAAGGGGKPAAGRTPQQALFAGGVTGDPGEPPPPGASLAGQVRLPARAGEQGPAAWGPPLRGWLAARARATLLPWLERLARERGFRLAGSSIGCPKTRWGSCSAGRHVRLSLKLLFLPPELVEHVLIHELCHTVHLNHGPAFWALVERHDPRAAQHRRQLRAAWSYVPAWLRPARSIGPSPADARW; encoded by the coding sequence ATGGGCGAGGGGTCCAGGGACGGGGATCGGGGGCTGCGGCCACCGGGGGGCATGGGGCAGGGCGGGGCCGGATCGCAGGGCCTGCCCCCCTACACCGTCCGGGTCAGCTCCAGGGCGCGCCGGGTGCGGCTGGTGCTTTCGCCGGCCGACGGCCTGGTGGTGGTGGTTCCGCCGGGGTACCGGCTGCAGCGGGTGCCCCAGGTGGTGGCCCAGCATGCGGCCTGGATCCAGCGGGCCCGGCAGCGCCTGGAACAGCAGGCCCGGGCCGCCGGCGGCGGGGCGGGCGATCCCTTGCTCCGCCAGGATGCCGCCGGCCTGGCTCCCCCGGCCTGGCTGTGGCTGCGGGCTCTGGGGGAGGTGTGGGCCGTGACGCCGGCGGGCCGGCCCACCCTGGGCGGCGCCGCCGGCGGAGGGGGCAAGCCCGCCGCCGGCCGGACCCCGCAGCAGGCCCTCTTCGCCGGCGGGGTCACCGGCGATCCAGGGGAACCGCCGCCCCCGGGCGCATCCCTGGCCGGGCAGGTCCGCCTGCCGGCCCGGGCCGGGGAGCAGGGTCCTGCCGCCTGGGGGCCTCCCCTCAGGGGGTGGCTGGCCGCCCGGGCCCGGGCGACCCTGCTGCCCTGGCTGGAACGGCTGGCGCGGGAGCGGGGCTTTCGCCTGGCGGGTTCGTCCATCGGCTGCCCCAAGACCCGCTGGGGCAGCTGTTCCGCCGGGCGCCACGTGCGCCTCAGCCTGAAGCTGCTCTTCCTGCCGCCAGAACTGGTGGAACACGTGCTGATCCACGAACTCTGTCATACCGTCCACCTCAACCACGGTCCCGCCTTCTGGGCCCTGGTGGAACGGCATGACCCCCGGGCGGCGCAGCACCGGCGCCAGCTCCGGGCGGCCTGGAGCTATGTACCGGCCTGGCTGCGGCCGGCGCGCTCCATCGGGCCTTCCCCGGCCGATGCCCGATGGTGA